The segment CCGCCCCAACCAGCGCGGCCACCGAAAAGGCCGGACCGTAGGCGATATGCGGATCGAGGTATTGCAGGTACTGCGTATAAAAAACGCCGGCCGCCGCCATCAGCGCCGCGGACATGGCAATGGCTACCAACTTGACGCGCAGCACGTCGATGCCGAGCGCCTTCGCCGCGTCCTCACTGTCCCGCACCGCCATCAGACAGGCACCGAAGCGCGACCTGCGCAGCCACCACGAGAGGAGAAGGCCCGCGGCGACGAACGTCAGGATGAACCAGAGGTAGCCAGCCTTGCCGGCAAACTGGAGATGCAAGGCACCGGGCTGCAACGGCAACTGCATGCCTGCACCGGCACCGGTAAAACCGACCGCATTGGCCACGATGCGCAGCACCTCGGCCACCGCCAGCGTCGCCAGCGAGAAGTACGAACCCTTGAGCCCGTAGCGGAACGACAGCACGCCCACGCCGACGCCGGCGAGCGCGCCGACGCCGGTCGCCAGCACCAGCGCCAGCCACGCATTCATGCCGAACGCGACCTGCAAGATCGCCATGGCATAGGCGCCGGTGCCGAAGAACGCCGCGTGGCCGAACGAGAACTGCCCGCCAAAGCCGCCGAGGATGTTCCACGACTGCGCCATCAGCGTCATCAGCAGCACCATCACCAGCAGGTTCAGCGCGAAGCCGGAGGACAGCCACAGCGGCGCCGCGGCAAAGCCGGCCAGAACGATGGCGATCCAGCCGAGCGTGGGAAGAGAAGAAATTCGATTCATGTCAGGCTCCTCGAGTCACGCCTTCGCGCCGAACAGGCCCTGCGGACGGAACAGCAGCACCAGGATGAAGATCAGGAAAATGCCGACCTGGCCCAGGCTGTCGCCCAGCCACAGGCCGCCCAGTGACTCGACCACGCCGATCAGCAGGCCGCCCCACAGCGCCCCGGCGAAGCTGCCCATGCCACCCAGCACGACCACGGTGAAGGCGATCAGCACGAAGCCGTCGCCGACGCGCGGATTGACGTAGTAGGCCGGCAGCAGGAAGCAGGCGGCCGCGCCCAGGCAGGCCAGGCCGATGCCGAAACTGAGCGCATAGACGCGCTCGACATCGATGCCGACCACGCGCGCGCCCTGCTTTTCCCTGGCCACCGCGCGGATGGCGCGGCCCAGCGTGGTGCGCCGGATCATCAGCATCAGCAGGCCGCAGGCCAACAGTGCGCCGGCGAAGGCGATCACCTTGGGCAGCGCGATCGATGCACCCAGCAGCTCGACGGTGGACAGCGCATAGGGCGTGTCGATGGTGTAGGTGTCGGAGCGGAACAGGTACAGCGCCAGGTTCTCCAGCACGATCGAGATGCCCAGCGTGACCAGCAGCACGTTCTGCTCGTTGCCGCGACTTGCCCGCGCGATCAGGTGGCGCTGCAGCAGGTAGCCCGCGGCGAACATGGCCGGCAGCATCACCAGCAGCGCCGCGTAGGGATCGACATGGAGCCGGGTAAAGAGGAAATAGACGCCATACAGCGCCGCCATCAGCGCGGCGCCGTGGGCGAAGTTGACGATATGGAGCACGCCGTAGATCAGCGTCAGGCCCAGCGCGACCAGGGCATAGATCGCCCCGGTGGTCAGGCCGTTGAGCCAGGAGGCCCAGAGTATCGGGATATCGAACATGTAATGCGTTCCTCGCGGCAACAGGAGTCCAGCGTCGGGAAGCGGGCTTCCCGACCGTAGCGACTAGGGATAAACGGCGTACCGGCGCGACCGGCGTGAAGCGCTTAGCTGGCCGGCAGCGGGAACACCGCGTCGACCTGCCGGTAGGCGTTGGGGAAGACCACCTTGATGTCGCCATCCACCACCTGCGTCAGCAGCGGCTGCGCGCCGGTGTTCTGGCCGTTGACGAAGCGCGTCGGCCCGTACGGCATGAAGTGGCTGCTGAAGCTGCTGCTGGCGAGCGCTTCGATCACGCGCTCGCGCTGCGCCGAGCCGGCGCGCTCAATGCTGTCGGCCAGCAGCATGGTGGACGCATAGGTGCAGAAAACCTCGTAGGTAAAGAACAGGCCGCTGGCCTCAACGCGCTTGCGCAGCGCAATGGCGCGAGGATCCCTGGGGTTGTACCAGTGGTTGCAGTCCAGCACATGCTGCGCCGCCGCCGGGAACTCCTTGATGAACTTGAAGCTCGACGCCGCGCCGCCCAGCACCGAGTAGACCGCCTTGGGCCGGAACTTCTGCTGCTGCATGGTGCGCATCAGCAGGGCGTACTCGTTGTAGTAGTTGGCCGCGATCACGATGTCCGGATCGGCCGCCTTCATGCGTAGCACGATATTGCTGAAGTCGC is part of the Cupriavidus necator genome and harbors:
- a CDS encoding branched-chain amino acid ABC transporter permease codes for the protein MNRISSLPTLGWIAIVLAGFAAAPLWLSSGFALNLLVMVLLMTLMAQSWNILGGFGGQFSFGHAAFFGTGAYAMAILQVAFGMNAWLALVLATGVGALAGVGVGVLSFRYGLKGSYFSLATLAVAEVLRIVANAVGFTGAGAGMQLPLQPGALHLQFAGKAGYLWFILTFVAAGLLLSWWLRRSRFGACLMAVRDSEDAAKALGIDVLRVKLVAIAMSAALMAAAGVFYTQYLQYLDPHIAYGPAFSVAALVGAVIGGTATVFGPLLGALALQLLNELTRNALGDVPGVSLVIYGALLVLMVMFLPQGLAGAAGSVRKARA
- a CDS encoding branched-chain amino acid ABC transporter permease; translated protein: MFDIPILWASWLNGLTTGAIYALVALGLTLIYGVLHIVNFAHGAALMAALYGVYFLFTRLHVDPYAALLVMLPAMFAAGYLLQRHLIARASRGNEQNVLLVTLGISIVLENLALYLFRSDTYTIDTPYALSTVELLGASIALPKVIAFAGALLACGLLMLMIRRTTLGRAIRAVAREKQGARVVGIDVERVYALSFGIGLACLGAAACFLLPAYYVNPRVGDGFVLIAFTVVVLGGMGSFAGALWGGLLIGVVESLGGLWLGDSLGQVGIFLIFILVLLFRPQGLFGAKA